The following proteins come from a genomic window of Triticum aestivum cultivar Chinese Spring chromosome 6A, IWGSC CS RefSeq v2.1, whole genome shotgun sequence:
- the LOC123131739 gene encoding histone H3.3 isoform X1, with the protein MARTKQTARKSTGGKAPRKQLATTIAARKSAPTTGGVKKPHRYRPGTVALREIRKYQKSTDLLIRKLPFQRLVREIAQDFKTDLRFQSHAVLALQEAAEAYLVGLFEDTNLCAIHAKRVTIMPKDIQLARRIRGERA; encoded by the exons ATGGCGCGTACGAAGCAGACCGCTCGCAAGTCCACCGGCGGCAAGGCCCCCCGCAAGCAGCTCGCCACCACCATC GCGGCGAGGAAGTCGGCCCCGACCACCGGCGGCGTGAAGAAGCCCCACCGCTACAGGCCCGGCACGGTGGCGCTGAGGGAGATCCGCAAGTACCAGAAGAGCACGGATCTGCTCATCCGCAAGCTGCCCTTCCAGCGCCTGGTGCGGGAGATCGCCCAGGACTTCAAGACGGATCTGCGGTTCCAGAGCCACGCCGTGCTCGCGCTCCAGGAGGCCGCCGAGGCGTACCTCGTCGGGCTGTTCGAGGACACCAACCTCTGCGCCATCCACGCGAAACGCGTCACCATCATGCCTAAGGACATCCAGCTCGCCCGCCGCATCCGTGGCGAACGCGCCTAA
- the LOC123131739 gene encoding histone H3.3 isoform X2, with translation MARTKQTARKSTGGKAPRKQLATTIAARKSAPTTGGVKKPHRFRPGTVALREIRKYQKSTDLLIRKLPFQRLVREIAQDFKTDLRFQSHAVLALQEAAEAYLVGLFEDTNLCAIHAKRVTIMPKDIQLARRIRGERA, from the exons ATGGCGCGTACGAAGCAGACCGCTCGCAAGTCCACCGGCGGCAAGGCCCCCCGCAAGCAGCTCGCCACCACCATC GCGGCGAGGAAGTCGGCCCCGACCACTGGCGGCGTGAAGAAGCCCCACCGCTTCAGGCCCGGCACGGTGGCGCTGAGAGAGATCCGCAAGTATCAGAAGAGCACGGATCTGCTCATCCGCAAGCTGCCGTTCCAGCGTCTGGTGCGGGAGATCGCGCAGGATTTCAAGACGGACCTGCGCTTCCAGAGCCATGCCGTGCTGGCGCTTCAGGAGGCCGCCGAGGCATATCTCGTCGGGCTCTTCGAGGACACCAATCTCTGCGCCATCCACGCCAAGCGTGTCACcatcatgcccaaggacatccaGCTCGCCCGCCGCATTCGTGGTGAACGCGCCTAA